Proteins encoded within one genomic window of Mesobacillus subterraneus:
- a CDS encoding phytoene desaturase family protein, which produces MMPEIYRELFELCGRDPDDYIPMKKLDPIYRAYFSDIPDTPFDISSDLTHLTKTIESISEEDTAGFFQYMQEIYKRFIIAKHHILQRPFRKRADFYNLPMLKKALKLKPYDTADQFIGKYIKNERLKQLISFQTLYIGISPLKSPSFYTMIPMIQFLYGVWFIKGGMYTMALAMERLLRELGGTIHYGKDVQEIAIHNRKAEGIVVDGQNISSDYVVCNADFPYAMKHLVQDKNAKGKYTDKKIESMKYSCSCFLLYLGMDRKYEEIDHVHNFIFNENLNQNLKDIFDGKKLTNASFYVYIASKMDPSLAPEGKDGLYILMPVSDLSTANYEWDAETISYYRSYILSELKKIRGFENIEDEIVSETHTTPKDFSSKFNAFNGATFGLQPILKQSNHYRPQSKASHCENLYFTGSSTHPGAGVPIVLLSARIAAQELIQDDTGNLFDYTVK; this is translated from the coding sequence ATGATGCCTGAAATATATCGTGAACTATTTGAACTATGCGGACGCGACCCTGATGATTACATTCCAATGAAAAAATTGGATCCAATTTATCGGGCTTATTTCAGTGATATTCCCGACACGCCTTTTGATATCTCCTCTGACCTTACTCATTTGACAAAGACCATTGAATCAATTAGCGAGGAGGACACGGCAGGTTTTTTTCAATATATGCAGGAAATTTACAAACGCTTTATCATCGCTAAGCATCACATCCTTCAAAGACCTTTTCGCAAACGGGCAGATTTTTATAATCTCCCGATGTTGAAGAAAGCATTGAAACTGAAACCTTATGACACGGCAGATCAGTTTATAGGAAAATATATTAAGAATGAACGGCTGAAACAATTGATCAGTTTTCAAACGTTATATATAGGTATTTCCCCTCTTAAAAGCCCTTCTTTTTACACCATGATTCCTATGATTCAATTTTTATATGGAGTCTGGTTTATAAAAGGTGGTATGTATACGATGGCTTTGGCTATGGAAAGGCTTCTCAGGGAACTTGGAGGAACTATTCACTATGGCAAGGATGTGCAGGAGATCGCCATTCATAATCGTAAAGCGGAAGGGATCGTTGTGGATGGACAGAATATCTCTTCGGATTATGTTGTTTGTAATGCAGACTTTCCATATGCGATGAAGCACTTGGTCCAGGATAAAAATGCTAAAGGAAAATATACCGATAAGAAAATCGAAAGCATGAAATACTCTTGTTCGTGTTTTCTGTTATATCTCGGTATGGACCGGAAATATGAAGAAATTGACCATGTACATAATTTTATTTTCAACGAAAACCTTAATCAAAATCTTAAAGATATTTTCGATGGGAAGAAACTGACGAATGCTTCCTTTTATGTGTATATAGCTTCAAAAATGGATCCTTCCCTTGCGCCTGAGGGAAAGGATGGATTGTATATCCTGATGCCCGTGTCGGATCTTTCTACTGCAAACTATGAATGGGACGCGGAAACCATTTCTTATTATCGCAGTTACATTTTAAGTGAATTAAAAAAAATTCGAGGTTTTGAAAACATTGAAGATGAGATTGTCTCGGAAACGCATACAACGCCAAAGGATTTTAGCTCTAAATTCAATGCCTTTAATGGAGCCACGTTTGGTTTGCAACCAATTTTGAAACAAAGCAACCACTATCGTCCTCAAAGCAAGGCGAGCCATTGTGAAAATTTGTACTTTACCGGAAGCAGTACTCATCCCGGCGCCGGTGTGCCAATCGTGCTATTATCAGCGAGAATTGCAGCACAGGAACTGATACAAGACGATACAGGCAATTTGTTTGATTATACAGTAAAATAA
- a CDS encoding VC0807 family protein, which yields MKKNVLILDLIFYVGLPLLFWNGFRDVIGDYYAMLASSVPAIIYSLYRFYEVKKINITGLYIITTLVIGTLIDVLAGSALQMLWNNVFYNVAIGTLFLCTIVIKRPMAMYFGLDFAELQGHDRIFCKHLFKQKEIYIIFQLVTLLIAIRSGVFAAIKAWLIIEYGVEAFDKGILIRQAIGWLFTGLTMFGFFYTSKVIKDHPEILKRVEEELYGVLEER from the coding sequence TTGAAAAAAAACGTACTGATACTGGATCTGATTTTTTATGTCGGTTTGCCATTGCTTTTTTGGAATGGTTTTCGTGACGTGATTGGTGATTATTATGCGATGCTGGCTTCTTCCGTTCCCGCAATCATCTATAGTCTGTATCGTTTTTATGAGGTCAAGAAAATCAACATTACCGGATTATACATAATTACTACTTTAGTTATTGGCACATTGATTGATGTATTGGCTGGCTCTGCCCTACAGATGCTTTGGAACAATGTGTTTTATAATGTGGCGATTGGCACATTGTTCTTATGTACCATAGTTATTAAAAGGCCGATGGCTATGTATTTTGGTTTGGATTTTGCAGAACTGCAGGGTCATGACCGTATATTTTGCAAGCACCTTTTCAAACAAAAAGAGATTTATATCATATTCCAACTCGTGACTTTATTGATTGCAATTAGAAGTGGTGTTTTTGCAGCTATTAAAGCATGGCTGATCATTGAATACGGGGTGGAGGCATTTGATAAGGGAATTCTTATTAGACAAGCAATAGGCTGGCTGTTTACAGGATTGACTATGTTCGGTTTTTTTTATACTAGTAAGGTCATTAAAGATCATCCTGAAATTTTGAAGAGAGTTGAAGAAGAATTATATGGAGTGTTAGAAGAAAGGTAA
- the fni gene encoding type 2 isopentenyl-diphosphate Delta-isomerase, with protein sequence MNQRNDVNKRKADHIQICLNDDVRGSGMTTGFEKFSFIHQALPEVDFSEINVDTSFLEKKVATPFLISSMTGGTEKAMTINQNLAIAAEEKGWSFGVGSGRAAVEDPERAYTFQVRKYAPSIPIIANVGAVQLNYGFGVEECKKIVDLVEADALVLHLNSLQELIQPEGNANFRGLFQKIEELCKSFPLPIGVKEVGWGINSQLAQSLFDVGISFIDVAGAGGTNWSQVEKFRSTDPLKRAVAEAISGLGIPTSECLLDIKQNEGTGTLIASGGLNNGVEAAKAIALGADLAGFGRSILAEAVTSEKALIDRFTQTEYELKAAMFSIGAASLNDLKNTSSIKRVGY encoded by the coding sequence TTGAATCAACGTAATGATGTGAACAAGAGAAAAGCAGATCATATTCAAATTTGCCTTAATGACGATGTGAGAGGCAGTGGAATGACAACTGGTTTCGAGAAATTTTCCTTTATCCACCAAGCTCTTCCTGAGGTCGATTTTTCAGAAATTAACGTGGATACCTCTTTTCTTGAAAAGAAAGTGGCTACTCCATTTCTGATTAGCTCGATGACCGGAGGAACCGAAAAGGCGATGACCATTAACCAAAACCTCGCCATCGCAGCAGAAGAAAAAGGGTGGTCATTTGGCGTAGGATCAGGAAGAGCTGCAGTCGAGGATCCAGAAAGAGCCTATACTTTTCAAGTAAGAAAGTACGCACCAAGTATTCCGATTATTGCGAATGTGGGGGCTGTGCAGCTTAATTATGGCTTCGGTGTTGAGGAATGCAAAAAAATAGTAGATCTAGTGGAAGCTGATGCCTTAGTTCTTCATTTAAACAGCCTGCAGGAATTAATTCAGCCTGAAGGAAATGCAAACTTCCGTGGGTTATTTCAAAAAATTGAAGAGCTATGTAAATCATTCCCCCTTCCGATCGGTGTGAAAGAGGTAGGCTGGGGAATTAATAGTCAATTGGCTCAAAGTTTATTTGATGTCGGTATTTCCTTTATTGATGTGGCTGGTGCAGGAGGAACGAACTGGAGTCAAGTCGAAAAATTCCGCTCCACTGATCCATTAAAACGAGCAGTAGCTGAAGCGATTAGCGGCTTAGGCATTCCAACGTCGGAGTGTCTTCTTGATATAAAACAAAATGAAGGAACCGGAACGCTCATTGCTAGCGGCGGGCTGAACAATGGGGTAGAGGCAGCAAAGGCTATTGCGCTAGGTGCCGATCTTGCTGGCTTTGGTCGATCGATTCTTGCAGAAGCCGTAACCTCGGAAAAGGCGTTAATCGACCGTTTTACTCAAACAGAGTACGAATTAAAGGCTGCGATGTTTAGCATTGGAGCTGCTAGCTTAAACGATTTGAAGAACACTTCATCCATTAAGCGGGTGGGCTACTAG
- a CDS encoding aldehyde dehydrogenase family protein, with protein sequence MSDNEPHFLKTLPERQREELLFTGRPSVDMVKKQLLKLKSILMENEAALIEALHSDLGKPAFESFSSEIAILLNEIDYVSRHLAKWNRPVRSRHLKMGYVESLERMRHPYGSVLIIGSWNYPVQLSLMPAIGAMAAGNRCVIKPSEHAPASAELLKELINQAFPPEQLHVVTGDAQTASLLTSAPFDLIFFTGSGKTGKAVAEQAAKQLTPVILELGGKNPCIMDETGFSKAAIRDIVWGKFLNAGQTCIAPDTLFVHQSIYEEVLTEISACISAFYGDRPQASGDFGRICTHAHFQKMVDFIGEGIVRHGGEHDSNDRFIAPTVVTDMKAGSPILEEEIFGPVLPVIPYTDLKTLLSSGGIQRDSLTGYIFSKYKNHIQLFKEHMRSPTISVNQVIHHAASPHIAFGGVGRSGYGAYHGKAGFLAFSYEKTDYHTYHYLRFQGKFPPYSDQNLKALKKLRRWLL encoded by the coding sequence ATGTCTGACAATGAGCCTCATTTTCTGAAGACATTACCGGAAAGGCAGAGGGAAGAACTGTTGTTCACGGGTAGGCCTTCAGTTGATATGGTTAAAAAACAGCTATTGAAGCTGAAATCCATCCTCATGGAGAACGAAGCGGCCTTGATTGAGGCTCTTCATTCAGATTTAGGAAAACCGGCATTCGAATCCTTTTCATCTGAAATCGCCATTTTATTGAATGAAATCGATTATGTTAGCAGGCATTTAGCAAAATGGAACCGGCCTGTCAGGTCGAGGCACCTTAAAATGGGATATGTGGAATCTCTCGAAAGGATGCGTCATCCATATGGGAGTGTACTCATCATCGGTTCGTGGAATTATCCGGTCCAGCTTAGTTTGATGCCTGCCATTGGAGCAATGGCCGCCGGAAACCGCTGCGTGATCAAACCATCTGAACATGCACCGGCAAGTGCTGAACTTTTAAAAGAACTGATCAATCAAGCATTTCCTCCCGAACAGTTACATGTCGTGACGGGAGATGCACAAACCGCGAGCTTGTTGACATCAGCTCCTTTTGACCTGATTTTTTTTACAGGCAGCGGAAAGACGGGGAAAGCTGTGGCAGAGCAGGCTGCTAAACAGCTCACACCGGTGATCCTGGAACTCGGCGGAAAGAATCCATGTATTATGGATGAAACAGGCTTTTCAAAAGCCGCCATTAGGGATATTGTCTGGGGTAAATTCCTTAATGCTGGGCAAACCTGTATTGCACCGGATACGCTTTTTGTCCATCAATCTATTTATGAAGAAGTCCTGACTGAAATTTCTGCTTGTATTTCCGCTTTCTACGGAGATCGGCCTCAGGCAAGCGGGGATTTTGGCAGAATCTGTACACATGCACATTTTCAAAAAATGGTTGATTTTATCGGGGAGGGAATTGTCCGACATGGAGGAGAGCATGATTCAAATGATCGCTTCATCGCCCCGACCGTTGTAACGGATATGAAAGCAGGAAGTCCGATTCTCGAGGAAGAAATCTTCGGTCCGGTTCTTCCTGTCATTCCTTATACAGACTTGAAAACGTTATTATCCAGTGGCGGAATTCAGCGCGATTCACTTACGGGTTATATATTCAGCAAATACAAGAATCACATTCAACTGTTCAAGGAACATATGCGTTCACCAACCATCAGTGTCAATCAAGTGATCCATCATGCCGCGAGTCCCCATATCGCTTTTGGAGGAGTTGGAAGAAGCGGATACGGTGCTTATCACGGCAAAGCCGGTTTCCTAGCTTTTAGTTATGAAAAAACAGATTATCACACGTATCATTACCTGCGTTTTCAAGGTAAATTCCCGCCGTATTCCGACCAGAATTTGAAAGCACTGAAAAAGTTAAGAAGGTGGCTGCTGTAA
- a CDS encoding amino acid ABC transporter ATP-binding protein, producing the protein MIKIENLHKKFGELEVLTGIDLSIPTGKTAVIIDPSGSGKTTLLRCMNLLETPDAGKIELGTKKLQFGDNMKIKTAEMVAFRKQTGMVFQNYNLFPHLTAIENVMEGQIVVLRRSKEEARKKAMALLEKVGLHDRADNYPHQLSGGQQQRVGIARAMAMDPQVLLFDEPTSALDPELVGEVLKVMKDLANEDITMVIVTHEMSFARDAADEVIFMDGGVVVERGTPEQIFEHSENKRTQQFLNKVAAR; encoded by the coding sequence TAGACCTATCCATCCCAACCGGGAAAACGGCCGTGATCATCGACCCTTCCGGATCTGGTAAAACCACGCTTCTGCGGTGCATGAATCTGCTCGAAACTCCTGATGCCGGAAAGATAGAGCTAGGCACAAAGAAGCTCCAGTTTGGGGATAATATGAAAATCAAAACAGCCGAAATGGTAGCCTTCCGCAAGCAGACAGGGATGGTATTCCAGAACTATAACCTCTTCCCTCATTTGACCGCCATTGAAAATGTGATGGAAGGCCAAATCGTTGTATTGAGGCGTTCAAAAGAAGAAGCGAGAAAAAAAGCAATGGCTCTCCTTGAAAAGGTTGGTCTGCATGACCGGGCTGATAATTATCCCCACCAGCTGTCCGGCGGCCAACAACAGCGTGTCGGAATTGCCCGCGCAATGGCGATGGATCCCCAGGTGCTTCTTTTCGATGAACCGACATCTGCCCTTGATCCCGAACTGGTCGGAGAAGTGCTAAAGGTAATGAAGGACCTGGCCAATGAAGACATCACGATGGTCATCGTAACACATGAAATGAGCTTTGCCCGCGATGCCGCAGACGAAGTCATCTTCATGGACGGCGGTGTCGTCGTCGAAAGAGGAACACCAGAGCAAATCTTTGAGCACTCAGAAAATAAGCGGACACAGCAGTTTTTAAACAAAGTGGCTGCCAGATAA
- a CDS encoding alpha/beta hydrolase codes for MFTVMVAKLLRLLPNQAKKSPMIPFQQVEMKKDVEVETSVKSTKVSLYYPLKARHRKLPVYINFHGGAFIMHEKEMDDPYCRFLVNQAECVIVNVDYAKAPEYPFPKPIEQGYEILQWINRTAHELNIDPEKMMVGGQSSGANIAAALCLYLEEKGETQPLLQVLSCPMLDFATPFAEKPEPDKWRARYPQVAHFLNMCYIPDKGQAEHPLASPVRAVVNDRLASALILIAEYDAFRPEAESYSEKLKASGVNVQEEIFIDCKHGFTHLGPKDKAEEAWKLVASKIRATAESYGNGRTSSDMPEHSSF; via the coding sequence ATGTTCACTGTTATGGTTGCAAAATTACTTCGTCTCCTGCCTAATCAAGCAAAAAAATCACCTATGATTCCCTTTCAGCAAGTGGAAATGAAAAAAGATGTGGAAGTTGAGACATCTGTAAAATCTACTAAAGTTTCCTTGTACTATCCCTTGAAAGCAAGACATAGAAAGTTACCTGTCTATATTAATTTTCATGGCGGAGCGTTCATCATGCATGAAAAGGAGATGGATGATCCTTATTGCCGGTTCCTGGTCAATCAGGCAGAATGTGTCATTGTGAATGTCGATTATGCGAAAGCACCAGAGTACCCTTTTCCAAAACCGATTGAACAGGGTTATGAAATTCTTCAGTGGATCAATAGAACAGCCCATGAGTTGAATATTGATCCGGAAAAAATGATGGTTGGCGGACAAAGTTCAGGAGCAAATATAGCAGCAGCTCTCTGTCTCTACTTAGAAGAGAAAGGGGAAACCCAGCCGTTGCTTCAAGTCCTGTCCTGCCCGATGCTGGATTTTGCCACCCCGTTTGCTGAAAAACCGGAACCCGATAAGTGGCGTGCCCGATATCCACAAGTCGCCCATTTTTTGAACATGTGCTACATACCGGATAAAGGACAAGCAGAGCATCCGCTCGCTTCCCCAGTTCGTGCTGTGGTCAATGACCGCTTGGCTTCTGCCCTTATTCTCATCGCGGAGTACGATGCATTCAGGCCGGAAGCTGAAAGCTATTCTGAGAAATTAAAAGCATCAGGGGTAAACGTTCAGGAAGAGATATTTATCGATTGTAAGCATGGTTTTACCCATCTAGGACCTAAAGATAAAGCAGAAGAGGCTTGGAAGCTTGTCGCATCGAAAATCAGGGCAACGGCCGAATCCTATGGAAATGGAAGAACTTCCTCCGATATGCCTGAACACTCAAGTTTTTAG
- a CDS encoding MerR family transcriptional regulator: MKIEKPMYFIQQVSEITGLSKLVIRKWEERYQIVNPKRLDNGYRVYTEADVNKILSVKGLIDQGYSVKQAAFFIEKIEPEPESEPESTPETPYGQTTSPSQNINEYVLELLKEGTSCHEAGMNYIFQQAYHEKGLENFIHSVALPFLLEIGNRWESGEWEEYQEAKASMALRDFLIELRRNFIVRKEAPTLIGACLPHEKHEIPVMLILLKAMIKGWNTVLIGASPARGSIENTVQKLLPDRVILSATTTTPFEQDLNALLKLDQFAGTCKKTKFYLGGPGAVEYMSNIEIKLEFITLSRSLNDMLELR; this comes from the coding sequence ATGAAGATAGAAAAACCTATGTATTTCATTCAGCAAGTTTCTGAAATAACAGGTTTGTCCAAGCTCGTCATCCGAAAATGGGAGGAACGGTATCAAATTGTCAATCCCAAACGACTTGACAATGGATACAGAGTCTATACAGAAGCTGATGTAAACAAAATTCTTTCAGTAAAAGGTTTAATCGACCAGGGGTACTCGGTGAAGCAGGCTGCCTTTTTCATTGAGAAGATTGAACCGGAGCCGGAATCAGAACCGGAATCAACACCGGAAACTCCATATGGACAAACGACGTCTCCATCTCAAAACATCAATGAATATGTCCTTGAACTATTAAAGGAAGGCACAAGTTGTCACGAAGCTGGCATGAACTATATATTTCAGCAGGCTTATCATGAGAAAGGACTAGAGAATTTTATCCATTCCGTCGCCCTTCCTTTTTTACTTGAGATCGGAAACCGATGGGAATCAGGAGAATGGGAGGAGTATCAGGAAGCCAAAGCGAGTATGGCGTTGAGAGATTTTCTGATTGAGCTTCGCAGGAATTTTATTGTTCGAAAAGAAGCACCAACACTAATAGGGGCATGTCTCCCGCACGAAAAGCATGAAATTCCGGTCATGCTCATTCTTTTGAAGGCTATGATAAAGGGATGGAACACAGTGTTAATCGGAGCATCGCCAGCCCGTGGCTCAATTGAAAACACCGTCCAAAAGCTCCTTCCAGATCGTGTCATTCTATCAGCAACTACCACAACCCCATTCGAACAGGATCTTAATGCCCTGCTCAAATTAGACCAATTTGCAGGAACCTGCAAGAAAACTAAATTTTACCTAGGAGGACCTGGGGCAGTGGAATATATGTCAAACATTGAGATAAAGCTAGAGTTCATTACACTTTCCCGTTCTTTGAATGATATGTTAGAACTAAGATGA
- a CDS encoding GNAT family N-acetyltransferase — MFGFKVNDSISLELLQLHHTEEIFKLIDHNRDHLRQWLLWVDKRKTSDDMVPVINHWLENLANNQGFDVAIRYNGELVGMIDVQFDWGNRAASIGYFLSKDSEGKGIITISLECMIKELFDTYSINRIEIQCAANNLKSQGIPERLGFNREGIKRAGQYLYDHYEDLIVYSLLKIEQS; from the coding sequence ATGTTCGGTTTTAAAGTCAATGATTCTATAAGTCTCGAATTATTGCAACTGCATCATACGGAAGAAATTTTTAAGTTGATTGATCACAACCGGGATCATTTAAGACAATGGTTGCTTTGGGTGGATAAACGCAAAACTTCAGATGATATGGTGCCGGTGATTAATCATTGGTTAGAAAATCTCGCTAACAATCAGGGGTTCGATGTTGCAATCAGATATAATGGTGAGCTTGTTGGCATGATTGACGTCCAGTTCGATTGGGGGAATCGGGCTGCGAGCATTGGCTATTTCCTCTCAAAAGATAGCGAAGGTAAGGGGATTATCACGATCAGCTTAGAGTGTATGATTAAAGAGCTATTTGACACGTATTCGATCAATAGGATCGAAATCCAATGTGCGGCTAATAACTTGAAAAGTCAGGGGATACCTGAGAGATTAGGTTTCAACAGGGAAGGAATCAAACGCGCGGGACAATATCTATATGACCATTATGAGGATTTGATTGTTTATAGTCTCCTAAAGATTGAGCAGTCTTAA
- a CDS encoding glycosyltransferase, whose translation MTALEVINLAIGFVAVVIGFIMFWSLPVPGSSSSGKEGRGIPFLSIIIPARNEEGRISPLLQSLQEQRFRQFEILVVDDDSSDNTAAVAKSYGAKVLQNPGAGKSSACWHGAQQAKGSWLLFLDADTRFTSVEGLSNLLHFYQKNGARGITALQPFHTVERLYEHISVVFNIIVVIGMNLFTIWGSRFKTAGSFGPCILSNRDDYFLTGGHKKIEGSIMDDLALGEAFLEHDLPVRCLGGKGIMSLRMYPEGIGSLIEGWCKSFAVGSKSTHPVVMLMVIFWISGSFVAAGALISSIIEWNTAAMLISGILYILYSFQTAWFASRVGNFRWAVFPFYPILFLFFVGIYLYSFIRVNIFHSVSWKGRKIKV comes from the coding sequence ATGACTGCTTTAGAAGTGATTAATCTCGCGATTGGATTTGTGGCAGTTGTGATTGGCTTCATCATGTTCTGGTCCTTGCCGGTTCCTGGTTCCTCCTCCAGCGGTAAGGAAGGTCGAGGTATTCCGTTTCTGTCCATCATTATCCCGGCCAGGAATGAAGAAGGCAGAATCTCACCGTTATTGCAATCATTGCAGGAGCAGCGTTTCAGACAATTTGAAATTCTGGTTGTGGATGACGATTCATCCGACAATACTGCGGCTGTCGCAAAAAGCTATGGAGCAAAGGTTCTGCAGAATCCAGGAGCAGGAAAATCATCGGCCTGCTGGCATGGGGCACAACAGGCCAAAGGAAGCTGGTTATTATTTTTGGACGCAGATACGAGATTCACCAGTGTGGAGGGTTTAAGCAACCTGCTGCATTTCTATCAGAAAAATGGAGCCAGAGGCATCACAGCATTACAGCCATTTCATACAGTTGAGCGCTTGTATGAACACATCTCGGTTGTATTCAACATCATCGTCGTGATAGGGATGAATCTATTTACGATTTGGGGATCGCGTTTTAAAACTGCTGGTTCGTTCGGTCCTTGCATCCTAAGTAATCGAGATGATTACTTTTTGACTGGTGGGCATAAAAAAATCGAAGGGTCCATCATGGATGATCTGGCACTGGGAGAGGCATTTCTTGAACATGATCTCCCGGTTCGTTGCCTTGGCGGAAAAGGAATTATGTCCTTGCGCATGTACCCTGAAGGCATAGGAAGCCTGATCGAGGGCTGGTGCAAAAGTTTTGCCGTCGGTTCCAAGTCAACTCATCCTGTTGTCATGCTGATGGTTATCTTCTGGATTTCAGGCAGTTTTGTTGCTGCGGGAGCACTAATCTCTTCTATTATCGAATGGAACACTGCGGCAATGCTGATCAGTGGAATCTTGTATATCCTGTATAGTTTTCAAACGGCATGGTTTGCCAGCAGGGTCGGTAATTTCAGATGGGCAGTTTTCCCTTTTTATCCGATATTGTTTTTATTTTTCGTAGGGATCTATCTGTATTCCTTCATCAGGGTGAATATTTTTCATTCTGTAAGTTGGAAGGGTCGTAAAATTAAAGTCTGA
- a CDS encoding FAD-dependent oxidoreductase yields the protein MKKKVIVVGAGVAGLASAIRLQHEGYLVEIYEKGLTPGGKMNRVELDGGVQI from the coding sequence ATGAAGAAGAAGGTGATTGTCGTCGGGGCTGGTGTAGCAGGGCTTGCCAGTGCCATAAGGCTCCAGCATGAGGGCTATCTGGTAGAAATATATGAAAAAGGTTTAACACCTGGAGGCAAAATGAATCGGGTTGAACTGGATGGGGGGGTACAAATTTGA
- a CDS encoding phytoene/squalene synthase family protein — MIHSNLILECEKMMKKGSASFYEAFRFLPSPRKEAVFVIYAFCRLIDDSVDEPENSPFTLEELEDRFQHLEEAEGHFIWPSLRWLFDNFPIDKEPFLKQISGQRMDLSLTHYQSMDQLEVYCEKVAGSVGEMLLPVLHDSPTPDVQKAGIELGKAMQIVNIIRDVGEDLNRGRRYIPEEWMAHYQYTHTDFEEMTVDFRFKKMINGLMDLAWDWFDKGLADIESYPTNSAFSVKLASNYYAAIMEAVKNNEYQVYTKRAVVSDKKKKAIYLTTLKSTLEDVDQSIEA, encoded by the coding sequence ATGATCCATTCTAACCTGATACTAGAGTGTGAAAAAATGATGAAGAAAGGCTCTGCTAGTTTTTATGAGGCTTTTCGTTTTCTGCCTTCCCCAAGAAAAGAAGCCGTTTTTGTCATTTACGCCTTTTGCAGACTAATAGATGACTCAGTTGATGAACCTGAAAATTCACCTTTTACACTCGAAGAACTAGAAGATCGATTCCAGCATCTTGAAGAAGCAGAGGGACATTTTATTTGGCCTTCTCTAAGGTGGCTGTTTGACAACTTCCCTATTGATAAAGAGCCATTCTTGAAGCAAATATCAGGTCAACGAATGGACTTATCGTTAACACATTATCAATCAATGGATCAGCTGGAAGTATACTGTGAAAAAGTAGCCGGTTCTGTTGGCGAAATGCTTCTGCCCGTACTTCATGATTCGCCTACCCCGGATGTACAGAAGGCTGGAATTGAGCTCGGGAAAGCCATGCAGATTGTCAACATCATTAGGGATGTAGGAGAGGATTTAAACAGAGGACGCCGATATATTCCGGAAGAATGGATGGCTCACTATCAATACACCCATACTGACTTTGAAGAGATGACGGTCGATTTTAGGTTTAAGAAAATGATCAATGGCCTGATGGACCTTGCGTGGGATTGGTTTGACAAAGGATTGGCAGACATAGAATCCTACCCAACTAATAGTGCGTTTTCAGTTAAGCTGGCATCCAACTATTATGCCGCCATTATGGAAGCGGTCAAAAATAATGAATATCAAGTTTATACAAAACGAGCCGTCGTGAGTGATAAAAAGAAAAAAGCAATCTATTTAACGACTTTGAAAAGTACTTTAGAGGATGTTGACCAATCGATTGAAGCTTAA